ATCAGCCAGTCGGGGCGGGTACCCCGCAGGTGGTATCCTCCTTGCTCCTTCCGTAACCGGCAATCCGCACAACGATCCGCCGGCTGATGGAGCCGGTGAACCGAAGGGGCAGGTATGGAGAAGGACGGGCACCCGGGTCCGCGAGGACCGGGCGAGACGCCGGGGCACGGCACGAGCCCGGAGGACAGGCTGCCGGGCGAGGGCCCCGGCAGGGGCGACGAAGCAGCTGACGGGACTGTCGGCGGCGAGCCGGCAGTGGTGCGCCGTGCTCGCTGGAGGGATCGTACCCGGGGACGCCGGGTGCTCGCGGCGACGGGCGCGGTGTTCCTGCTGCTGCTCGCGGTCGGCGCGGTTCTCTGGTTCCGGTGCGGCGTTGCGGGCTGTCCGGACGTGGACATGCTGCGCGGATACATGCCGGACGAGGCATCGGTGATCCTGGATCGTGACGGCGAGGAAGTCGCGAAGCTGTTCGTGACGAGACGCGTCTACATCGGTCTGGACTCGCTGCCGAAGCACGTGGGCGATGCCTTCGTCGCGATCGAGGACCAGCGGTTCTGGGAACACGGTGGCGTGGACGTCCGTCGCGTGTTCGGTGCGATGCTGCAGAACGTGCGGTCGGGAGGTGTGGAGGAAGGTGCGAGCACGATCACGATGCAGCTGGCGCGCAACGTCTTCCCGGACGACCTGCCGGCGAACGAGAAGACGATGTGGCGCAAGATCGGCGAGGCGCGCGTCGCAAGACAGATCGAGGGCCGCTATTCCAAGGAGGAGATTCTCGAGCTGTACCTGAACCAGATCTATTTCGGTGAGGGTGCGTGGGGCATCGAGGCGGCGGCGCAGGAGTACTTCGGCAAGTCTGCGACGGAGCTGGACCTCGCGGAGTCCGCGACGCTGGCGGCGCTGCCCCGTGCGCCGTCGCGGCTGAACCCGCGCGTGAACCCGGACCAGGCGCAGACGGAGCGGGAGGTGGTGCTGACACGGATGCGGGACCAGGGGCTGATCAGCGCCGAGGAGTACGATGAGGCGGCGGCCGAGGAGCTGGAGCTGCGTCGGGGAGAGCGCAGCACGGAGGAGCAGGCGCCGTATTTCGTCGAAGCAGTGCGCCGTATCCTGGAGGAGCAGCTCGGCGACGCCGTCTACACTCGTGGCTACCGGATCCACACCACGCTGGACCTCGGCGCGCAGCGGGTGCTGGAGGAGGAGCTGGCGCAACAGGCGCGCAGGATCGAGTCAGGCGCGTATGGCGGCTATCCTCACGCGACGTACGCGAGCGCACATGCCGATTCCGGCGCGACGTTCGAGGACGGCACACCATACCTGCAGACCGCGGGCATCGTGATGGATCCGCGGACGGGCGACGTGCTGGCGCTGGTCGGCGGCCGCGACTATGACGATTCGAAGTTCAACCGCGCGTTGCAGGCGATGCGGCAGCCCGGCTCCGCCTTCAAGCCGTTCGTGTACGCCGCTGCGATATCGGCGGGTTATTCGCCCAGCTACCAGCTGATCGATCAGCCGATCCGGCTGATGGTGGACCGCAACCGTTCGTGGGAGCCGAAGAACTACGGCGGCAGCTACGCGGGCGTGATCAGCCTGCGCAACGCGCTGGTGCAGTCGAAGAACGTCGCCACGGTGCGGCTGTCCGGCGAGGTGGGGCTGTCACGGATCATCGGGCTGGCGGAGCAGATGGGGCTGGGCCGCATCGAGTCGAATCCGGCGGTGGTGCTGGGCACGAGCGAGGTCACACCGATGCAGCTCGCGGAAGCCTACACGCCGTTCGCGACGCTCGGGCAGCGCACGCAGCCGCGGCTGGTCGAGCGCGTGGTGGATCGCGACGGCGGCATCGTCTGGGCGCAGCAGCCCAGCTCGCAGCGTGTGCTCTCGCCCGCGGTGGCGTTCATAACGACGAACATTCTCGAGGACGTGGTCAACCGCGGAACCGGGACGGGTGTGCGAGGCGCGGGGTATCGCGGTCCGGCAGCGGGCAAGACCGGCACGACGCAGGATGCGGCAGACGTGTGGTTCGTCGGGTTCACGCCGGACGTCGTCGGTGTCATCTGGTACGGGCTGGACCGGCGGCAGCGCATCCTGAGGGGTGCGACCGGTGGTGAGATCGCCGCCCCCGTCTGGGGGCGGGTAATGCGGGAGATCGCGCCGTCCTCCTCCGACTGGTCGCCGCCTGCAGGCGTGGAAACGCGCGAGGTGGACGAGACGGGCTCCATCGTCGGCAGCGGCTGTCCGACGTTCGGCGCGACCCACACCGAATATTTCCTGTCCGGAACCGCACCCATCGGCGAGTGCTACCGGGATCCGAGCTACTACCAGACGACCTGGATGGACTCGCTGGGTGGCTACCCCTACGACTCGATCTACGGCTACCCGTACGACACGACGTATACGTACCCGTACGACACGACCTCGGTCA
The Longimicrobiales bacterium genome window above contains:
- a CDS encoding PBP1A family penicillin-binding protein, translating into MLAATGAVFLLLLAVGAVLWFRCGVAGCPDVDMLRGYMPDEASVILDRDGEEVAKLFVTRRVYIGLDSLPKHVGDAFVAIEDQRFWEHGGVDVRRVFGAMLQNVRSGGVEEGASTITMQLARNVFPDDLPANEKTMWRKIGEARVARQIEGRYSKEEILELYLNQIYFGEGAWGIEAAAQEYFGKSATELDLAESATLAALPRAPSRLNPRVNPDQAQTEREVVLTRMRDQGLISAEEYDEAAAEELELRRGERSTEEQAPYFVEAVRRILEEQLGDAVYTRGYRIHTTLDLGAQRVLEEELAQQARRIESGAYGGYPHATYASAHADSGATFEDGTPYLQTAGIVMDPRTGDVLALVGGRDYDDSKFNRALQAMRQPGSAFKPFVYAAAISAGYSPSYQLIDQPIRLMVDRNRSWEPKNYGGSYAGVISLRNALVQSKNVATVRLSGEVGLSRIIGLAEQMGLGRIESNPAVVLGTSEVTPMQLAEAYTPFATLGQRTQPRLVERVVDRDGGIVWAQQPSSQRVLSPAVAFITTNILEDVVNRGTGTGVRGAGYRGPAAGKTGTTQDAADVWFVGFTPDVVGVIWYGLDRRQRILRGATGGEIAAPVWGRVMREIAPSSSDWSPPAGVETREVDETGSIVGSGCPTFGATHTEYFLSGTAPIGECYRDPSYYQTTWMDSLGGYPYDSIYGYPYDTTYTYPYDTTSVSSEERERFWERLRSRVLGKEEEDSLGVRRSPQTTIDTAPDNRSQRAQQRQQQDTTTPPRVLGEPVQRNPPPDSGGLPQLR